Within Amycolatopsis sp. cg5, the genomic segment GGACACCGCACAGCAGCACGAGCACCACGCCGGCGGCCGCGGCGAGCGGCATGAACAGACCGTCCACCCCGCGCGCGAGTATTTCCGGGGTCGACTGATTCAGCAGCGTGTAATGCACGTGGAAATGGTCGAAGAACCACTGGGTGTAGACGAAACCGAAATAGAACACCAAGGCGGTGAGCAGTGTCGTGTTCGCGACGATGGACGCCACGACCTTGGCGGCGCGGGAAAATCCCGCGTCGGGTTCCTCCGGCTTTTCCGGCGCCGGTGGGCGGAGCCGGATGGATCTCACGGCGCCTTCTTGGAGCTGCTGGTCACGCTCGACACCGGAGCCTTGGGGTTGTACTTCTTGCACGGGTTCTGGATGTAGGCGTTATACGCGATGGTCCGGTTCCCGCTGTTGACGGCCTCCCAGCGCGTCACGATGCATTCTTTTCCGTCTTCGTTCTCACCGGCGAAGACCTTGCGAACCGTCACTCCGCACAGTGAATCGTCGCAGGGCGCGAACTCCTTCAGCTTGCGCTTGAAAACGTCGTAAGCCGCGTCGAAGTGAATGGTCGTGGCTTCGGGTTTGTAGCCGATGGGAATGCCCAGCACCTTGGGCGGCGGATCAGACTTCTTCGTGGTGCTCTTGGGTTTTCCCTGCTGAGCCGTGGTCGTCGTCCTGACGTCCGGCGCCTTCGAGGTTCCCTCGGCGGGCGGCGTCGAATCCTCCGTGGACGTGGACGTCTCGGCCGTGCGCAACGGCGTCGGCTCCGGTTGCCCGCCCAGCGTCGCCGGACTCTGGCATCCGGCCACGACTAGGCCTGCCAGCAGGTAAATTCCGGCCCGATATCCCTTCATCTGCCTCACCCTCCCGACCTCTCTTCCAGTGAAGAGCGCGCGAACGGTGGCGGAAATACAGATCACCTCGGATGCAACCCGGTTGGTACGAACGGCGCACCGGTACCCTGGGCGTCGATGCGCAAGCTGAAGTGGCAATGGGGGGTGCCCGCCCTGCTGTTCGTGGGCGCGCTCGTGGCGGTGTTCGTGCTGGCCGGGCCGGAGAGCCAGGTCGGCAGACCCAACCCAAGACAAGGACCGCCCGGCACCGGGCCGCTGACACTGGTGGCGATGGGCGACAGCACCGTGTCCGGCGAGGGCGCGGGCTCCTACACCCCGGAGACCAACGGCACCAACGGCGACTGGTGTCACCGCTCGCCCAACGCGTTCGTCAACCTCACCAAGCTCACCGGCATCGACGCCAGGATCAACCTCGCCTGCTCCGGCGCGCCCGCCGCGCAGGTCGGTTCCGGCGACGTGAAGCAGTGGACGGAGCCGTCGCAGGCAGGCCAGCTGGCCGCGCTGCTCAAGGACCACCGGGTCACCGCCATCGTGGTCGCCGTCGGGGCCAACGACGACCCGCACTTCTCCGCGCTGGTCAACGGCTGCTTCAAGGCCTGGTTCTCGGCGAGCGGACCGCCCTGCAGCGAGGCGATCCGCAAGACCTGGCAGTCCACTGTGGACGCGATGGTGCCCAAGGTGGTCAACGCGCTCGGCGACATCAAGAAGGTGCTCGCGGACGCGGGCTACGTGCCGTCGGACTACCAACTGGTGCTCCAGTCCTACGCCGCCCCGATCGGCCCCGGCATCCCGGAGAGCCTCCGCACGCTCAACGGCTGCCCGTTCCGCGTCGAGGATCTCGCCTGGGTCAGCCAGGAAGCGGTCAAGTCACTCGCGACCGGCCTCAAACTGGCCGCGAAGCAAGCGGGCGCACGGTTCCTGGACCTTTCGCGCTCCGGTGGCGGCCATGAGGCGTGCAGCGGCGGAGCCGACATGGGCCGCGAGTGGTTCACCCGGCTGACGTTGCAGCTGCAGGACCTCAAGGACCTCGAACGCGCCCCGCACGCGCTGCAGGAGTCCTTCCACCCCAACGCCGCCGGGCACGCCCAGATGGCGCGCTGCCTCAGCGAGTTCCTCGGCACGCCGGACGGCAACGCCGCGTGCCTCGCGGGCACCGACGGCAACCTCCACCCGGCGCCCGAGGTCACCGCCAACTGAGTCGTGAGTGGTACGGCCGGTTCTAACCGGTCTAAACACTCACGACCCCTGCCCTCGCCTGGCCGGAGCACGCCACCTTTGACCTTCCCCTCAGTAGAACCCAATGTCGGATAGTTGAGGATCGGGCGGGTTGGTCAAGCCCGTTGCTCGGCGAGTGTCGCGTAGGTCGGTTGAACGTTGCGAACGGGGCGTTCGCAACGTTGAGCGACACAGAAGTCCCGTTCGTTCCGTGCACACCCGCCCAAAAAGCGGGCAAATCGGATATCGCGGGCATGATTCAGCGATCTGGGTCCCGCGTGGACGTTAGCTGGGTTTCGCGTACTCACGCGTCGCTTGGTAGCGCAGGGCAAACCTTGACTGCCCGACGTTGGGTTAGAACCGCCCGCAACGCTCACGAGCCCTAGTTCTCCTTGAGGCAGTATGTGACGCCCAGGGATCGGGCGGTGTGCGTCGTGGCCGCACTGAGCTTGCACGCGTCGCGGCCTGTGGACCCCTTGACCACGTCGAGGATCTCGAACGTGCCTGAATTGCAGGGCACGGGCTTCAGGCTCACCCGCGAGGTCACGCCGGTGACGCATTGACCGATGCGCGCCTCGGCTGGCGCGGAGCTGCTCGGCGGAGGCGGCGGCGAGCCACCGGGGGTGCTGTCGTCGATCGCCGACGCGACGATCGCGAACGCCCCCAGCGCCGCGAGCACTCCGGCGCCGATCAGGATCGGCCGCTTGGAACGGCTTTTCGCCACCCGTACCCGCAGGAAAACGCCTTCGGACAGCGGGAACGTGGTGTCGTCCTTGACTCGCGCCGGTATGTCGCACGTGTACTCGTGCTCGTCCGTCTGGACCGTCCGCTTGACGCCGGCGCGTGCCTCCGCGCGCGTCAGGT encodes:
- a CDS encoding GDSL-type esterase/lipase family protein, encoding MRKLKWQWGVPALLFVGALVAVFVLAGPESQVGRPNPRQGPPGTGPLTLVAMGDSTVSGEGAGSYTPETNGTNGDWCHRSPNAFVNLTKLTGIDARINLACSGAPAAQVGSGDVKQWTEPSQAGQLAALLKDHRVTAIVVAVGANDDPHFSALVNGCFKAWFSASGPPCSEAIRKTWQSTVDAMVPKVVNALGDIKKVLADAGYVPSDYQLVLQSYAAPIGPGIPESLRTLNGCPFRVEDLAWVSQEAVKSLATGLKLAAKQAGARFLDLSRSGGGHEACSGGADMGREWFTRLTLQLQDLKDLERAPHALQESFHPNAAGHAQMARCLSEFLGTPDGNAACLAGTDGNLHPAPEVTAN